From the genome of Leptospira yasudae, one region includes:
- a CDS encoding DMT family transporter, producing the protein MPTNASAKFYVLLVIAMISWGFAWPSAKLIVGDQQPNVIIFWRFLATAISILPVVLWRKESLRLPNKKVWIQVAIGGILYTIYNQFFLLGLKNGLAGAGGVLVTTMNPIFTYVLVHTFQKKLPSGREGIGLFLGLVGGCILLRLWELDLNSLFQSGNIFFLLCAFSWAILSMNSHSTGQTISPLVYSFYVFAIGTVLDLFLALPYGVEKALESGPVFWFHILYLSVISTTFGTTVYFFASTKLGSRVASSFIFLVPVTALFGSWIFLNEVPSFTTTIGGTFAVLAVFMLNSNQNGESKESGH; encoded by the coding sequence ATGCCAACGAACGCCAGCGCTAAATTCTACGTCCTTCTCGTGATCGCCATGATTTCCTGGGGTTTTGCCTGGCCTTCGGCAAAGCTCATCGTCGGCGATCAGCAACCGAACGTAATCATCTTCTGGAGATTTTTAGCGACTGCGATTTCGATTCTTCCCGTCGTGTTGTGGAGAAAGGAATCTCTCCGGCTTCCGAATAAAAAAGTTTGGATCCAGGTTGCGATCGGCGGAATTCTTTACACGATCTACAATCAATTCTTTCTGTTGGGTTTAAAGAACGGACTCGCGGGTGCGGGCGGCGTTCTCGTTACGACGATGAATCCGATCTTTACATACGTTCTCGTTCATACGTTTCAGAAGAAGTTGCCTTCCGGTCGGGAAGGAATCGGACTTTTTCTCGGTCTTGTGGGCGGTTGTATTCTGCTTCGATTGTGGGAATTGGATTTGAATTCTCTCTTTCAATCCGGAAATATTTTCTTTCTTCTTTGCGCGTTCAGCTGGGCGATCCTAAGCATGAACAGTCACAGCACGGGACAAACGATTTCCCCTCTTGTTTATAGCTTTTACGTTTTCGCGATCGGAACGGTCTTGGATTTGTTTTTGGCTCTTCCTTACGGAGTGGAGAAGGCTTTGGAAAGCGGACCGGTTTTTTGGTTTCATATCCTGTATCTTTCCGTGATCTCGACGACGTTCGGAACGACCGTGTATTTTTTCGCTTCGACCAAACTCGGTTCTCGAGTTGCGAGTTCGTTCATCTTTTTGGTTCCGGTCACTGCGTTATTTGGAAGCTGGATCTTTTTAAACGAGGTTCCGAGTTTTACGACGACGATCGGCGGAACGTTCGCGGTCCTCGCGGTGTTTATGTTAAACTCCAATCAAAACGGAGAATCGAAAGAGTCCGGTCATTGA
- the lpxD gene encoding UDP-3-O-(3-hydroxymyristoyl)glucosamine N-acyltransferase, which translates to MKAKDLAKTLGVELKGNGELDVIGIGDIENHSDVRPDRIYYFEAKKYLTSNPKAKQVQLALTIPALAEEFPSALIVPETQARLKFIEMLSLFEKKPKFSASISEKASIHKSAKIGKNVTIMDFAVIQENVEIGDNCQIYPNVVIESGAKIGEGTVLKSGVVVCYDCVLGKYNLIHSNTVIGADGFGFYDKGGVRYKVPQIGNSVIGDHVEMGACCTVDRATIETTTVGNYTKFDDHVHIAHNCRVGNYVFIAGGTVLAGSVTLEDGVIMGGQAAVAEGITMKKGSILMGMSGLTEDSAEKVAYFGIPAKPALEMHRIHSSMAKLPELVREHRNRTKP; encoded by the coding sequence ATGAAAGCCAAAGATTTAGCGAAAACACTCGGAGTGGAACTTAAGGGTAACGGGGAATTGGACGTAATCGGAATCGGTGATATTGAAAACCACTCCGACGTTCGACCGGATCGAATCTATTACTTTGAAGCGAAGAAATATCTGACTTCTAATCCCAAGGCGAAACAAGTTCAACTGGCGCTCACCATACCGGCGTTAGCCGAAGAATTTCCTTCCGCATTGATCGTTCCTGAAACTCAGGCAAGATTGAAATTCATCGAAATGCTTTCCCTGTTTGAAAAGAAGCCGAAATTCTCCGCTTCGATTTCGGAGAAGGCGAGCATTCATAAATCCGCAAAGATAGGAAAGAACGTTACGATCATGGACTTTGCCGTGATCCAAGAGAACGTAGAGATCGGAGACAATTGTCAGATTTATCCGAACGTAGTGATCGAAAGCGGCGCGAAGATCGGAGAAGGAACGGTTCTTAAATCCGGCGTCGTGGTTTGTTACGATTGCGTTCTCGGAAAATACAACCTCATTCATTCAAACACGGTAATCGGAGCGGACGGTTTCGGTTTTTACGATAAGGGCGGCGTGCGTTACAAGGTTCCTCAGATCGGAAACTCGGTGATCGGCGATCACGTCGAAATGGGCGCTTGCTGCACCGTGGATCGCGCGACGATCGAAACGACGACCGTGGGAAATTATACGAAGTTCGACGATCACGTTCATATCGCTCACAACTGTAGAGTCGGTAACTATGTTTTTATCGCGGGAGGAACGGTTCTTGCCGGTTCCGTGACTTTGGAAGACGGAGTGATTATGGGCGGTCAAGCCGCGGTCGCCGAAGGGATCACGATGAAGAAAGGATCGATTTTGATGGGAATGTCCGGTCTTACAGAAGACAGCGCCGAAAAAGTAGCTTACTTCGGAATTCCTGCAAAGCCCGCGTTGGAGATGCATCGAATTCATTCCTCCATGGCGAAACTTCCGGAACTCGTCCGCGAACATAGGAACCGAACGAAACCTTAA
- a CDS encoding ChaN family lipoprotein, which translates to MSAVEASLWKARVLPLVASLSILFGSFVPVFSETEHRPETNPSPTETKPTPTEKKEDDPSKAEKRSEADPDVSSEAAQTPKPVSILKGLTKMAVSPEMIFDSFKNYDVLIFGEEHDDVSGHRIRLDWFQKIASTTQVILSLEMLERDQQKTLDEYLNGQIGEKAFLNALKLWPNHVRDYHPYLQFAKENRIPVLASNVPRKYVNLVSSSGIEALFPVRSVFLPPKYLIRKFAQEGYENKIRKILSEHPGMGSDENLQRRFIDAQYLWDAGMTDSIANALLTKGRKIVHINGRFHSDEGFGVSNRLRELGFRVLTVSMFPQKEGDEVPTEILKGCDYTVITERKEKGN; encoded by the coding sequence TTGTCCGCAGTTGAGGCTTCTTTATGGAAAGCTCGGGTTCTGCCGTTGGTCGCATCCCTTTCAATTTTGTTCGGAAGTTTTGTTCCCGTTTTTTCCGAGACCGAACATCGCCCGGAAACAAATCCGTCGCCGACGGAAACGAAACCGACGCCGACAGAAAAAAAAGAAGACGATCCATCGAAAGCGGAGAAACGTTCGGAAGCGGACCCGGATGTATCATCCGAGGCGGCACAAACTCCCAAGCCCGTTTCCATCCTGAAGGGATTGACCAAGATGGCGGTCTCACCCGAAATGATTTTTGATTCATTCAAAAATTATGATGTTTTAATATTTGGCGAGGAGCACGACGACGTTTCCGGTCATAGGATCCGTCTGGATTGGTTTCAAAAAATCGCTTCGACCACGCAGGTGATTCTTTCCTTGGAAATGCTGGAACGGGATCAGCAAAAAACCTTGGACGAATATCTGAACGGTCAGATCGGCGAAAAAGCCTTTTTAAACGCGTTGAAACTTTGGCCGAATCATGTGCGAGACTATCATCCGTATCTTCAATTTGCTAAGGAGAATCGGATTCCGGTTCTTGCGTCCAACGTACCCCGAAAATACGTGAATCTGGTTTCTTCTTCCGGGATCGAAGCCTTGTTTCCGGTGCGTTCCGTATTTCTTCCTCCGAAATATCTGATCCGCAAGTTCGCTCAGGAAGGTTACGAAAACAAGATCCGAAAGATTCTGAGCGAGCATCCCGGAATGGGTTCGGATGAAAATCTGCAACGAAGATTTATCGACGCACAGTATCTCTGGGACGCGGGGATGACGGATTCGATCGCCAACGCACTCCTGACAAAGGGACGGAAGATCGTTCATATCAACGGGCGTTTTCACAGCGACGAAGGTTTCGGCGTTTCCAATCGGCTTCGGGAACTCGGGTTTCGGGTTCTCACGGTTTCGATGTTTCCCCAAAAGGAAGGGGACGAAGTTCCGACGGAGATTCTCAAGGGTTGCGATTACACCGTAATCACGGAAAGGAAAGAAAAAGGGAATTAA
- a CDS encoding glutathione peroxidase, with amino-acid sequence MQSKLFILFFVFGILFPIAGAFAKGSFYDFKVKDIKGNDVSLSKYKGKVVMVVNVASKCGYTYQYDNLEKVYKKYKDQGFVVVGFPANNFGSQEPGSNQEIETFCRIQKGASFDMMSKISVKGKDQHPLYLYLVENSPTPGEVEWNFEKILISKDGKIEARYRSAVEPDSSAVTQKIESLLK; translated from the coding sequence ATGCAGTCGAAACTTTTCATTCTGTTTTTCGTTTTCGGAATTCTTTTCCCGATCGCGGGCGCGTTCGCAAAAGGGAGCTTTTACGATTTCAAAGTAAAAGATATTAAGGGAAACGACGTTTCTCTTTCCAAATACAAAGGTAAGGTCGTAATGGTGGTTAACGTGGCTTCCAAGTGCGGTTACACGTATCAATACGACAACCTCGAAAAAGTATATAAGAAATACAAGGACCAGGGATTCGTCGTAGTCGGTTTTCCGGCCAACAATTTCGGAAGTCAGGAACCGGGATCGAACCAAGAGATCGAAACGTTCTGCAGAATTCAAAAAGGCGCCAGCTTTGACATGATGTCCAAAATTTCCGTAAAAGGAAAAGACCAACATCCTTTGTATTTATATCTCGTCGAAAATTCTCCGACTCCGGGAGAAGTGGAATGGAACTTTGAAAAAATTCTCATCTCCAAAGACGGAAAGATAGAAGCTCGATACAGATCGGCGGTGGAACCGGACAGTTCCGCAGTGACTCAAAAGATCGAATCCTTGCTGAAATAA
- a CDS encoding zinc finger Ran-binding domain-containing protein: MKWICHHCRYANPITLDRCIQCGNTKGENAETTGSTSFLQKILKLGTFGWALIILVGLACVILLPILFIVALSNVEGLASAILLIAGFYGARSALRSAFPDPAKAIFLVFFSIMGVAIDQPGNYLYNYPMNFLCPEKTTVTRNLVVTHPLPERTDMTQAFLCKDENENEFYRIPMLHVLGIRFLEYSILGIFFLLVQGFFLRTKTTTS, translated from the coding sequence ATGAAATGGATCTGTCACCACTGCCGATACGCAAACCCGATTACGCTGGACCGCTGCATTCAATGCGGAAACACAAAAGGTGAAAACGCCGAGACCACCGGTTCGACTTCGTTTTTACAAAAAATTCTCAAGTTGGGAACATTCGGATGGGCGCTGATAATTCTTGTCGGATTGGCATGCGTGATCCTATTGCCGATCCTATTCATTGTCGCATTATCGAATGTGGAAGGTTTGGCGAGTGCGATCCTTTTGATCGCTGGATTTTACGGAGCCAGGTCGGCCTTACGATCCGCATTTCCCGATCCTGCAAAGGCGATCTTTCTCGTATTCTTTTCCATCATGGGCGTCGCAATCGACCAACCCGGAAATTACTTATACAACTATCCGATGAATTTTCTCTGCCCGGAAAAAACGACGGTTACAAGAAATCTCGTAGTCACCCATCCTCTCCCGGAAAGGACGGATATGACCCAGGCCTTTCTGTGCAAGGACGAAAATGAAAACGAATTTTATCGAATCCCAATGCTTCACGTTTTAGGAATTCGATTTTTAGAATATTCCATATTAGGAATATTTTTTTTATTGGTTCAGGGATTTTTTCTCAGGACCAAAACGACGACGTCGTAA
- a CDS encoding LIC13305 family lipoprotein has protein sequence MIRTLFLLIFLSLIVSACSQKEEEISEQEALLLLLGLPDRAENYDRDVQIVTYNSSVPPSDGSAYTCNVNYSANDVNHFLELVRAQISQYPRGYLIKGKTERIVLCANLAVGGRAAAGYADVLGSGIYLNVSPGIANGAMDESINRAIHHEFTHNFDYAVRGFYMAVHSDWASLNTVGYASNVDWSLPNLLQIDNPVPGYITTYATSNVGEDYAEIGMGLMGPAVSYAQMINVCKTDSVVRAKVNLMISDMKRFWPFTVGENTLWKQRVTGTSCN, from the coding sequence ATGATACGAACCCTTTTCCTACTGATATTCCTCTCTTTGATCGTTTCCGCTTGTTCCCAAAAGGAAGAAGAAATTTCGGAACAAGAAGCGCTTTTGCTTCTGCTGGGGCTACCCGATCGCGCTGAAAACTACGATCGAGACGTTCAGATCGTGACTTACAATTCCTCTGTTCCTCCGAGCGACGGTTCGGCTTACACCTGTAACGTCAATTACTCCGCAAACGACGTGAATCATTTCCTGGAACTGGTTCGAGCCCAAATCTCGCAATATCCCCGCGGTTATCTGATTAAGGGGAAGACGGAGCGAATCGTTCTTTGTGCGAATTTGGCGGTGGGCGGCAGAGCTGCGGCGGGTTACGCGGATGTATTGGGAAGCGGCATCTATCTCAACGTGAGTCCCGGTATCGCGAACGGTGCGATGGACGAATCGATCAATCGCGCCATTCACCATGAATTTACGCATAACTTTGATTATGCGGTTCGAGGCTTTTATATGGCCGTTCATTCGGATTGGGCTTCGCTCAATACGGTCGGTTATGCGAGCAATGTCGATTGGTCCTTGCCGAACCTGCTTCAAATCGACAATCCGGTGCCCGGTTATATCACAACATACGCGACATCCAATGTGGGCGAGGATTACGCGGAAATCGGAATGGGATTGATGGGACCGGCGGTTAGTTACGCGCAGATGATCAACGTTTGCAAAACGGATTCGGTTGTTCGAGCCAAGGTGAATCTGATGATCTCCGATATGAAACGGTTTTGGCCGTTTACAGTAGGCGAGAATACGCTTTGGAAACAGAGGGTTACGGGGACTTCCTGCAATTGA
- a CDS encoding LysR family transcriptional regulator, which yields MEFRQIRYFLEIRDAGTFQRAAGKLGLTQPALSRQIFLLEKELGVSLFERGPRQIRLTYDGEVFFSYAQRMRELWEELKSAMKEPGKELSGEFSLSAGGTVSAWILPAILKKIRKDHPDLVLSVREGDSLETKESILLNEVDLGILTGPADEPGLVSREFLSDRIVPVALKTHPIFQKKKPILKDVKEESFVFFHPASAIRKAVEKKIRSFGKEFKPKIAMELRSVESVIKSIESDLGIGFLSSYSLNSKLKVIPIPELYVERKFYLCHKKTIRPGLSKLADALIAEAKTRFENAE from the coding sequence ATGGAATTCAGACAGATCCGATACTTTCTGGAAATCAGGGATGCGGGAACGTTTCAAAGAGCCGCGGGAAAACTAGGTCTGACGCAACCCGCGCTTTCCCGTCAAATTTTTCTTTTGGAAAAAGAATTGGGCGTTTCCTTATTTGAAAGGGGCCCCAGACAGATTAGGCTCACATACGACGGAGAAGTATTCTTTAGCTACGCGCAAAGAATGCGCGAACTCTGGGAAGAATTAAAATCCGCGATGAAAGAACCGGGCAAGGAACTTTCGGGAGAATTCTCCCTTTCGGCGGGAGGAACCGTGTCGGCTTGGATTCTTCCTGCGATCCTCAAAAAAATACGAAAGGACCATCCGGATCTCGTTTTATCCGTAAGGGAAGGAGATTCGCTCGAAACGAAGGAATCGATTTTGTTAAACGAAGTGGATCTCGGAATCCTTACCGGACCTGCGGACGAACCCGGTCTTGTTTCCCGAGAATTTCTTTCCGACAGAATCGTCCCCGTCGCATTAAAAACACATCCGATCTTTCAAAAGAAAAAGCCGATTCTCAAAGACGTCAAAGAAGAATCGTTCGTATTCTTTCATCCGGCTTCGGCAATCCGAAAGGCGGTGGAAAAAAAGATTCGCTCCTTCGGAAAAGAATTCAAACCGAAAATCGCGATGGAACTTCGAAGCGTGGAGTCGGTTATCAAAAGCATCGAATCCGATTTGGGAATAGGATTTTTATCGTCCTACAGTTTAAACTCGAAACTCAAAGTGATTCCGATTCCCGAATTGTACGTGGAACGTAAATTTTATCTCTGTCATAAAAAAACGATCCGTCCGGGATTATCGAAATTAGCGGACGCATTGATTGCAGAAGCGAAGACACGTTTTGAAAACGCGGAGTAA
- a CDS encoding TetR/AcrR family transcriptional regulator, with protein MKQTLLKHDPAKDRILKATVKLFYERGYSNTGINEILSEANAFKKSLYRYYPSKKDLGLSYVSFQEEQIIGLAEIMMNKYERYPDFIRAWIKFIQRRLRTEYKYGCPLANFSNQTHEEPELRKRILESLDRWNRSFGQYFTRPIWKKKKTLNSKTALEFAEKALFLYQGAMQLYGVTGNKKFIDRLEEELLKLEDIV; from the coding sequence ATGAAACAAACTCTTCTCAAACACGACCCGGCCAAGGACAGGATTTTGAAGGCCACGGTGAAACTCTTTTATGAGAGAGGTTATTCCAATACCGGGATCAACGAAATATTAAGCGAAGCGAACGCGTTTAAAAAGAGCTTATACCGCTATTACCCTTCCAAAAAAGATCTGGGCTTAAGTTACGTTTCGTTTCAGGAAGAACAGATCATCGGCTTAGCCGAAATCATGATGAACAAATACGAAAGATATCCCGACTTTATCCGGGCCTGGATCAAATTCATACAGAGAAGATTGAGGACCGAATACAAATACGGTTGCCCTCTCGCGAACTTTTCGAATCAAACGCACGAGGAACCGGAATTGCGAAAACGAATCTTAGAATCCCTCGACCGATGGAATCGAAGTTTCGGCCAATACTTCACACGACCGATCTGGAAAAAGAAAAAGACCCTGAACTCCAAAACGGCTTTGGAATTTGCGGAAAAAGCGTTGTTCCTCTATCAAGGAGCGATGCAGCTCTACGGGGTCACGGGTAATAAAAAATTCATCGACCGACTGGAAGAGGAACTTCTTAAATTGGAAGACATCGTATAA
- the leuC gene encoding 3-isopropylmalate dehydratase large subunit, which produces MAGKTLYDKIWESRVVAKDGEEDIFFVDRHLLHEVTSPQAFTALKEKGRPVRRRERTLAIMDHNVSTRNRNWDGAGEISKKQMELLSKNCAEFGVDLLDINHPDQGVVHVVGPEMGLTLPGTVIACGDSHTSTHGAFGAFALGIGTSEIEHVLATQTIRLRKSKNLSVQVTGELAADVTAKDLALYLIGKIGTDGGQGYVIEYSGEAISKFSMEERMTLCNLCIEAGARAGMIAPDQTTFDYLKGRDFSPKGEEFIKKTEYWKTLKSDPDAVFDKTIVLDAREVSPMVTWGTNPGQVIPVLSTVPNPDSFDDPEVRAAARRSLEYMGLKAGEEMRSVKIDKVFIGSCTNARIEDIRKAAAVAEGRKVSSNVVAIVVPGSGRVKRQAEREGLDKILTEAGFEWRLPGCSMCLGMNDDYLSPGERCASTSNRNFEGRQGRGGRTHLVSPESAVVAAVLGRFGTVQELQEERV; this is translated from the coding sequence ATGGCCGGAAAAACATTATACGATAAAATTTGGGAATCCAGGGTCGTTGCAAAGGACGGAGAAGAGGATATCTTCTTTGTGGACAGGCATCTTCTTCACGAAGTGACTTCTCCCCAAGCGTTTACCGCTTTGAAGGAAAAAGGAAGACCCGTTCGCAGAAGGGAAAGAACTCTTGCGATCATGGATCACAACGTCTCCACGAGAAATCGGAATTGGGACGGCGCGGGAGAAATCTCCAAAAAACAGATGGAACTTCTTTCCAAAAACTGCGCTGAATTCGGAGTCGATCTTTTGGATATCAATCACCCGGATCAGGGAGTGGTTCACGTGGTAGGTCCGGAAATGGGACTTACGTTACCCGGAACCGTAATCGCTTGCGGTGATTCTCACACATCCACACATGGGGCGTTCGGCGCGTTCGCGTTGGGAATCGGAACGAGCGAGATCGAGCACGTTCTCGCGACGCAGACGATCCGTTTGAGGAAGTCGAAAAACCTTTCCGTGCAAGTTACGGGAGAATTGGCCGCCGACGTTACGGCAAAGGATCTGGCTTTATATCTGATCGGAAAGATCGGAACGGACGGAGGACAAGGATATGTGATCGAATATTCGGGAGAAGCGATCTCCAAATTCTCCATGGAAGAACGAATGACTCTTTGTAATCTTTGTATCGAAGCCGGCGCAAGAGCCGGTATGATCGCTCCCGATCAAACCACGTTCGATTATCTTAAAGGGCGGGACTTTTCTCCCAAGGGCGAAGAGTTTATCAAAAAAACGGAATATTGGAAAACCTTAAAGTCCGATCCGGATGCGGTCTTCGATAAGACGATCGTTTTGGACGCGCGGGAAGTTTCTCCGATGGTCACTTGGGGAACCAATCCTGGACAGGTGATTCCCGTTCTTTCCACCGTACCGAATCCGGATTCGTTCGACGATCCGGAAGTCCGAGCCGCGGCGAGAAGATCCTTGGAATACATGGGTTTGAAAGCGGGAGAAGAAATGCGCTCCGTTAAGATCGATAAAGTTTTTATCGGTTCCTGCACGAATGCGCGGATCGAAGACATACGCAAAGCCGCGGCAGTCGCCGAAGGAAGAAAGGTTTCGTCTAACGTTGTCGCGATCGTGGTTCCGGGATCGGGAAGAGTAAAACGTCAAGCGGAGAGGGAAGGTCTGGATAAGATTCTTACCGAAGCCGGTTTTGAATGGAGATTGCCCGGATGTTCGATGTGTCTCGGCATGAACGACGATTATCTGTCGCCGGGAGAACGATGCGCATCCACTTCCAACCGCAACTTCGAAGGAAGACAAGGCAGAGGAGGTCGCACGCATTTGGTAAGTCCCGAAAGCGCCGTGGTCGCGGCCGTGTTGGGAAGATTCGGTACGGTTCAGGAATTACAGGAGGAAAGAGTATGA
- a CDS encoding GNAT family N-acetyltransferase, with protein MNNRDHSIRLEPSVLEDRRRFYDWLVHPELVPFLLGPPLFPDADIPTWEEFSADYLDYFFTGSNPELGRCYRILMDDVCIGQINYASDLPSPRVAELDIWMSSPEFCGHGYGVEAIRILSGILLNELGMEELVIRPSARNPRAVRAYEKAGFRRIEIDRETAAVSYGNGDYYDVVVLVLRKNP; from the coding sequence ATGAATAACCGGGATCATTCCATTCGATTAGAACCGTCCGTTCTTGAGGATCGTAGAAGATTCTACGATTGGCTCGTTCATCCGGAATTGGTACCGTTTTTATTGGGACCGCCCTTGTTTCCGGATGCGGACATTCCGACTTGGGAGGAATTCTCCGCCGATTATCTGGATTATTTTTTTACCGGTTCGAATCCGGAACTCGGAAGATGTTACAGAATTCTAATGGATGATGTTTGTATCGGACAAATCAATTACGCGTCCGATCTGCCGAGCCCCCGTGTCGCCGAGTTGGACATTTGGATGTCGTCTCCCGAATTCTGCGGTCACGGATACGGCGTCGAAGCGATTCGAATCCTGAGCGGAATTTTGTTAAACGAATTGGGCATGGAAGAGCTTGTAATCCGCCCTTCCGCAAGAAATCCAAGAGCGGTCCGCGCATACGAAAAGGCGGGTTTTCGAAGAATCGAGATCGACCGCGAAACCGCGGCCGTATCGTACGGAAACGGAGATTATTACGACGTCGTCGTTTTGGTCCTGAGAAAAAATCCCTGA
- a CDS encoding LIC13305 family lipoprotein, which yields MKVKIVLSFLFLYILTACNHKKEDTNTSIELLLAPLFLDRAENYDRDVQIITRTMPPSNQWYTFDLSYSDADLNAYVSLLRAQIAKYPRGYWIKARAEKIYLVKYINGISGGGAKGLSLAPENSIYLSVGEGLAICVNCEEDYISTMHHELMHNADYTQFGPYYSSSVDDWDNLNSNGFQYGSVPNSGAAAAVWTNIIHPLAGFLSYYGTANKLEDRAIYAAAILGGIQQNQSDTLINFCKADPIVAAKSKKIIADMNRFWSFPGAEETFWKRRITETANACN from the coding sequence GTGAAAGTAAAGATTGTTCTTAGTTTTTTATTCTTATACATTCTCACAGCATGTAATCATAAAAAAGAAGATACGAATACATCCATAGAATTGTTGTTAGCTCCGCTCTTTCTGGATCGAGCGGAAAATTATGACCGGGACGTGCAGATTATTACGCGTACGATGCCGCCCTCGAACCAATGGTATACATTCGATCTAAGTTATTCTGACGCGGATCTAAATGCGTATGTTTCGCTTCTCCGCGCACAAATTGCAAAGTATCCGAGAGGATATTGGATCAAGGCAAGAGCGGAAAAAATCTATTTAGTCAAGTATATCAATGGAATCAGCGGTGGAGGAGCGAAGGGGCTTTCTCTTGCACCGGAAAACAGTATTTATCTTTCAGTAGGGGAAGGCTTAGCTATCTGTGTTAACTGCGAAGAGGATTATATCTCAACGATGCATCACGAGTTGATGCATAACGCCGATTATACACAATTCGGTCCTTACTATTCTTCAAGTGTAGATGATTGGGACAATCTAAATTCGAATGGGTTTCAATACGGGAGCGTTCCCAATTCCGGTGCGGCTGCGGCCGTTTGGACAAATATCATTCATCCGCTCGCGGGTTTTCTCAGTTATTATGGTACTGCAAATAAGTTAGAAGATCGCGCTATTTATGCCGCTGCGATTCTTGGCGGTATACAGCAAAATCAATCCGATACGTTAATCAACTTTTGTAAGGCCGATCCGATTGTTGCCGCAAAGTCCAAAAAAATTATCGCTGATATGAATCGATTTTGGTCCTTTCCCGGGGCCGAGGAAACGTTCTGGAAAAGAAGAATTACGGAAACTGCAAATGCTTGTAATTAG
- a CDS encoding acyl-CoA thioesterase, with the protein METLEQEAAVQTEGRSFTHYVKVRWVDLDENGHVNNGVYQSYFDEARRAAFEDAGMNLGELRQKNIGPVILKAELEYKAELKYPETTRLVTRFEAKKGSRVLVIQDLYRESDGALVCSSKFFGLFMDLKRMRPYKVSEEEAAKLS; encoded by the coding sequence ATGGAAACTCTGGAACAAGAAGCCGCGGTGCAAACGGAAGGAAGATCGTTTACTCATTATGTGAAGGTTCGTTGGGTGGATTTGGACGAAAACGGACATGTGAACAACGGAGTGTATCAGAGCTATTTCGACGAGGCGAGAAGGGCGGCTTTCGAAGATGCGGGTATGAATTTGGGGGAGCTGCGCCAAAAAAATATCGGTCCAGTGATTTTGAAAGCGGAATTGGAATACAAAGCGGAATTGAAATATCCCGAAACCACACGGCTTGTGACTCGCTTCGAAGCGAAAAAAGGAAGTCGAGTTTTGGTGATTCAAGATCTGTATCGCGAGTCGGACGGGGCTTTGGTCTGCTCCTCCAAATTTTTCGGTTTGTTTATGGATCTAAAAAGAATGCGTCCTTATAAGGTTTCGGAGGAAGAAGCCGCGAAACTTTCGTGA
- the leuD gene encoding 3-isopropylmalate dehydratase small subunit, which yields MSRAWTKHKGIAVPLYRKDIDTDQILPKQFMKKTERTGFGVHLFHNWRYLDEDGKTPNPDFVLNQDRYKNASVLIAGENFGCGSSREHAPWSLADYGFRVLIAPSFADIFFGNCAKNGIALVKLSMEEVEEILEFVTNQEGAEISVDLDALVVFSGEKKYRFTLSESLLNRIANGWDDVDLTMKHLSRIEAFESSLA from the coding sequence ATGAGTCGCGCTTGGACAAAACACAAAGGAATAGCCGTTCCTTTATATCGCAAGGATATCGATACGGATCAAATTCTTCCGAAACAGTTTATGAAAAAAACCGAGCGAACCGGGTTCGGAGTTCATCTGTTTCACAACTGGAGATATTTGGACGAAGACGGTAAAACTCCGAATCCGGATTTCGTTTTGAATCAAGACAGATACAAGAACGCGTCGGTTTTGATTGCGGGCGAGAATTTCGGATGCGGCTCGAGCAGGGAACACGCGCCTTGGTCTTTGGCGGATTACGGTTTTCGAGTCCTCATTGCGCCTTCATTCGCGGATATCTTTTTCGGAAATTGCGCTAAGAACGGAATCGCTTTGGTAAAACTTTCCATGGAAGAAGTGGAGGAGATTCTGGAATTCGTAACGAATCAGGAAGGAGCGGAAATTTCGGTCGATCTGGACGCGTTAGTCGTCTTTTCCGGCGAAAAGAAATACCGTTTTACGCTTTCTGAATCTCTTTTGAATCGAATCGCCAACGGGTGGGACGATGTCGATCTGACGATGAAACATCTTTCTCGGATCGAAGCCTTTGAATCGAGTCTCGCATAA